The stretch of DNA GGAGAAAGGAATTATGGAGGAGGAAGTCGAAAAGATAATAACGGTTAGAGAACGTGAAATTTacgttttcaaattttaaagttGTTTTAGAGTGAGTTTTTCAGATATTTGGTTCAAAAAATGGCCACTAAACACTTTCTTTATAGCCTGTATTGTTATGTTGTGTTTCAAATCATGAAATTGGATTTAAATCGAATACCGGACATGAACTTACCTTCTGTTTaagctttttatttttgggttCTAACACACGAGCTTCAATGAGTTTATTTGGGCTATTTTGAATCATGTTTGGAGATTTGTATATCATTCTTACAAACCCCAGTAAATGCAGGCAGTTGCAGGGTCATGGAATCTTAAGAATCACGTACTGCTCAAATTCCAAGCTGATTGATAGTTACTGACCCCTATAAATGGCTTACAATCACATGAATGAAGCCTTGACTGTGACAAGAGGTTTAGGAATTCCTGATCAAGAGGTCATACCTGTTTATAAAAATCTGTTGAAAGTGTATGGGGATAATTTGGAATTTATTGCAGAGGAGAACTACCGTGCTCTAGTGGATGCATATTTTGAGCAGAAGGATGACAGTAAGGTTATTACTCTACTTTTCATATTTGGCCATTGTGTATGATGAGTTATAAGGAACTGGTTTGTATAGTTCAATAAAAGCATTGATGATTTTGTAGCTGCATACTAGTTTGTTGCCAAAGTTTTACTCCAACTTATTTAGCTCCGTACTCGGGCAAGTTAACTTTTTTGATATAAggaatgaagaaatgaaaacAGAGGGGGCAGGCTTTTGAAATGAATTTATCTCAGCTTAATGACTTAGTGTACTTCATTGAGTTTAAATGGATTTCTGTACAGTTAGTTATATGTAGCAACCCTTTTTAACAATCTTCCTAGATTATATAGATGTTAACTTCACTTGAAGCTCCTACATGTTCCTCGATAGAAAGGCTCAAATGGTGCAGCCACATTGCCTTATTAACTAGTGCTAGTATAGAATTAGTATGACTGTGACTATTTTTGCTCGTTACTTaactttttctattattttattttggtgGGTGGTTTTTTGTTCAGCAGGAAGGAGAGGTTAAGGGTATGAAATCTGGTAAAGAACCTGAAAGGTTTCTTTCAGTTGGAAAAGAAGAGCGTGTTTTTCCTAAATTGGATCACACAAGCAAAAAGCCAATATCAAAAGAGAGTAAAACACCTTTAACATCTTCTAGACCACAACTAAGTAAACCTTCTAAACCAAGTGAATCCAAATATCGACTAGTCCATCCACCACCAAGAAGCAATGTAGAAAACTCGAATTTTATTGAacaagttaaaaataaaatttctttgAATAAACCACCTACAGCAAAACCATTTGACAGGCCATTGGGTGAACCGAGTTCCTTGCATGTTTCTAGAGAAAAGAAGTTGTTGCCAAAGTCAAGCAATGAGAAACACTACTCGCCACTTTCTCCTAGGCCTATTTCGACAATTCACCCAGGTATattatctttttctttattgttattgttattattattattattattattattattattattattattattattattattattattattattaatgtttcAGTTATCAATTATTTAAGAGTAATACCATATTGGAACAATATGAGAAACACAATATTCTCCtcaataagaaaaaagaaaagaaatacaATATCCGGACGGGTTACCCCACTTAGTTTCAATTGTATTGAAGATGGAAGTCCAATCCTTTTCTAAGAAGGCCTATCCTTTTCCAATTTGCAATAATAGTATCAAGAGTTATCTTATGCATTTCTTCACCCTTGACCTCTATTTGGACATGTAGGCAGATGTTTGTCCATATGTCATATTGGAGTCTTTGATGTTTGTCCTTGGATGATATGAGTGCCAACAAATTTTACATTCTACCCTTATGACATTTGAATATATACTACAAATCTTTTAATGTGGTCGTGTGGGATTCTCTCATTTGGTTTGCTGTATTTAGAAATTCGACCTAGATATGAAGACGTGTACTACAAACATTCTCACATTGGAACAATTTGAGAAACACCATATTGAGATATGGTGTTACTCCACTTAGCACTTATTGCTTCTAAGTTGAAAGTTGGAACAAGGCCTAGTCCTAATTTGGAATAAACTAGAAGTTGTTGTCTTGTATTTCTTCCTCCATAAGTGTATCTGTGAATATGAACATTTGGATTTgtgattatttatatatttattcatttattttggcCGTAGAAATCTTACACGTTTGTATGTGTCCTGACATTGACTGTCTCCTTTCTGTTTATTGTTCAAATGTATTTACTGAAATTTTTTATTGCTTTTAATTTCTTCGTCATGTTGCAGAACTACAGAATCCACCCGTTACAGTTGGTGTGAAAATGGATAATCCACCTCTTAAAGTTGGTGTGAAAATGGATAATCCACCTCTTAAAAAAGCGAATAGGTGTGAAAATGGAGATACACACCCTTTTTTTAAGGTACAAAAGAAACCTTATAACTTTCTTGAGGACATTTCAAAAGGGACAGAAAAAGTGGGAATTTCACTCTTGGATGAAATTGGCAATGAGCGTATTCCAAAATTTAATTACATTCCTCAAAGCATTATCTATCAAAATGCCAATATAAATATTTCACTGGCTCGAATTGTGGACGAGGATTGCTGTTCAAGTTGTTCTGGAGATTGCCTTTCTTCATCATTACCGTGTGCCTGTGCTTGTGAAACTGGTGGAGAGTTTGCATACACACCACAAGGACTTTTAAAAGAAAAGTTTTTAAAAGCTTGTATTGATATGAAAGAGCAGCCAGAGGACCACCACTTTGTTTATTGCACAGATTGCCCTATTGAGAGGTCTAGGAATGATGACAAATTTGAGAAATGTAAGGGACACCTGGTAAGAAAGTTTATTAAAGAATGCTGGAGAAAATGTGGCTGTGACATGAAATGTGGAAACAGAGTAGTCCAACGAGGTATTTCAAGAAGATTACAGGTTAGTTTAAGGCTGAACCCTTATGAATACATGTTGGTAACAGTTCGCACTTTGCTGCTATCCGCTACgatttcttttattgtttttgtaagATATTTTCATGTATGTACTGTACTGAGTAGCTGCTACAACGATTCAGGTTTTCTTTACCAGTGAAGGAAAAGGATGGGGTGTTCGACCACTTGATCCATTGCCTGAGGGAGCATTCGTTTGTGAATACATTGGAGAAGTGTTAACCAATATGGAGTTGTACAATAGGAATAAAAAAAGCAGCAAAGATAGGCATACATATCCTGTAACACTGGATGCAGATTGGGGCTCCGAGGGGTTTCTAAAAGATGAGGAGGCACTTTGTTTGGATGGAACATATCATGGAAACGTTTCCAGATTTATCAATCATAGGTATAGTTGTTGCTTTTGCATCTTGTCAATTTTTATTGTCTCCATTTTGGAGAATCTTAGTGCTATTGTTAAGGAGAAGATGTATTTCAATGTCATATTTGGAAAAGAAGACACAATAAAAAACATAGAAGATGAATGAGCTGATTATTTTGTCAATAATAAACGAAAACAAAAATGGATGTGAagttgtactttttttttcttcttactaTTGATTTACATGAAGATAGAGTTttgaattttataaaattattccaagtttttttctttttctttgaatGAGATTACATGATCCCATGCTAGGTTTGATTAATTTGAATCAAcagttttttgagaaattacatTGTTATTTATCTTTATGATCTTTTTTCTCCTCTTAATCACTATAGGTGCTCTGATCCAAACTTGGTTGATATTCCTGTGGAAGTGGAGACACCTGACCGCCATTTTTACCATGTATGGAACATatgttttactttatttatttattttggttgcACAAAAGAAGGATTTACTTTGTAAGTTGAACAAATTGAATGcctacttttattatttttaaataacaaaatcattATATGTGGGTTTGCTTCTTTTATGCAGCTTGCATTCTTCACCACTAGGAAAGTTGCTGCTTTAGAAGAGCTTACTTGGGTAGGTACAACTACATTAAGTAGTGTTGTTAATTTTGTAGATGGTTGCCGTGTCTTTATTAGTTGGATTTCTTTGTTTGGCATTAATATCACTTTCAGGATTATGGGATTGACTTCAATGATAAGTATCATCCAATTAAGGCATTTCGTTGCTCTTGTGGAAGTCCAAATTGCAGGGACAAAACACGAAAGAGGTTAGTCTATTACTTCCTTTCATCAGTCACTAATTTTTATGGCCATTGCCAAACCACGGAAAACACTATGACGAAACTGGCATATGAATATGTCATAGCTGTTAACTCAAATTAATATGGAAAACAactatttgaaatatttttcgTAGTAATATAGCATTTGATATGTTTTAATTCGTTATTAAAcgatcaaaatattttttaattcaatattaaaaGATTAATGATCGAAACACTCATTTTACACACTGATGTAGCAATATTGTTAACCATTAATGATAAGTCACATTGTCCACTTCTAGTAAATTCACATCATTGCGTATATGTAAAAAGAGCGTGTCTAAATAATTTCATCTCCATATTATTAtttaggctaattaagatttttttccctcaaattttgacatgtaccaaatcatgtctcttgaatttttttggtggttaaaaattcttcttgaattattgagattgttagatttaaggacttctgTTTAATATCATTCAATTttattgtttcagtgattgttcatgtactaaaccatgctccccagactttgatatctaccaaatcatgcctctcaaactttgatatgtactaaatcatgccctctcaactttcatccatgttagaatttttttattagacaaaagtccttaaatctaataatctcaatagttcaagggaaatttttaacagtaaaaaaagtttaaggggcatgatttggtacatgtcaaagttcgggggaaaaaaatcctaattggcctattatttatttatacatgCAATATTGTGAAGTTTATTACACGTTAAACCATCACCAAATTGTGCATTTGTGCTATATTTGACacacaaaaaataaagtttgtaatatatttacattaatatttagtattatacttcaatacaaaattataaaatttgatgtaaaatttaatatttaatcaatattttcatcaaaaatataaaaactaataactttattattaattttattatataaaacaatgtaaaatgtttattatttaatgcAATAATTAAACTTAGTGATAAAATATTAAAGATGATAAAAGTAAATGTAAAAGTAATGCATTTATTGtgatgtaaattttttattatatcttattgtGGTCTAAATTTAATTAGGaattttgccccctgaactttgacatgtaccaaatcataccccttgaacttttaaggtcgttaaaaatgccccctaaactattaagattgtttgatttaagaacttttgtctaatttcattcaaatttactatttcagtgattgtttatgaactaaaccatgctccccagactttgatatttaacaaatcatgtccctcgaactttgacatgtactaaattatgcccctaAACTTTCAttcatattacatttttttactaaaattgaaaaaaagttcttaaatttaacaatctcaatagttcagggggcattttcaacgaccttaaaagttcagggaatatgatttggtacatgtcaaaattcagggggcaaaaatccaaattagtcaaatttaaattaacttttaGATGTTGGCACGCCACTGGAGCAAGTAATCTAGAAGATACCTATATTTTAACAATAAATCATCAATTTACACCTCTATCCTTAAAGAATTTCCAATGGAGATGCTAATAGCTTAAATGTAGCTGAGTtagccaaaaaaaaagaaaagacgaAAGTGATACAAATTTGGATTATGCAAATGTTCACCATAAATATATTccttttttacttaattttatgtcatttttattattttactagtATATTTTAGTAAGTACTaggttgtatacttaattatattgttagttttgtttttgttatgtgtatttttaaaattttataaattaaagggaattgcttattaatttttttatttttcttgaaaaataatatttaaagttttaaaattttgaaaaaaataaatacaaaatataaaatattaaaattgaacaTATTccctatattaaaaataatgatattacaaataatattaatatttatatatatttaaagtaatttaaaattgtaataagttcaattaacataaaataaataatattaatatttatatatatttaaattaatataaaattaattaatatttatcaaactaactacaatttatatatatatatttatatatatatatatgggtgactattcaatggttacatttttattgtaaccatatggttacgtttttctttaacctgtaatagcaggttactaataggtagactttccttttttagatttaattaattataattaactattttcttaaaataattaattaaatagacattccttttttaaaattatttaattataattaactattttcttaaaataattaattaaatatttaacaagacctcttttagtaattaatatttatatttaaatccttacttgaattattttaataattaagccatttaattataatatttacaaaaaaaattattttttttacaaaaattaaacttcttttgacacaaattaaaattctcttcttataataaattttcaaataattaattatttttaaatgatatttaattattttgttacaattatatgaactaagtatgaggcctcaagctaatcaatcgataacaagtgcagccattttttttcttctaaaaaatccttcaacttattttattttttactttttaaatatttaaataaataaattaaataattatgtgtaataatttaaaattaaaattacaagtataataaaatttaaattatgaaattatatgtgtataattttaaattataaaaaactttgctataaaatttttaataatttaagtataaaaaaataaattgctaaaagatccttatatagtaataaattacaaaaaattaattaataattataattaatttaattttaatatataattaatcttaattaaagttttataaggaaataaatgattaggttactttcaggttacaagttattttttatttatttttatttaatttctaaattaatcacaaccattaaatagtaatccaatggcttaaaaaaaatgtaaccatgatggttacaataaaaatgtaaccattgaaacctcttccatatatatatatatatataagggtatgctcttaatgggtattacccatatatgagtattttattcttgaccattggatcaaatatctaatggttgatatttataatcattaattaaatattaaaaaattaatattttctattttgttattctctatattcctaaaatagataaaactattaatagaaataaaaaaaatttataaatggaaatgttatttaaaaaataaaacacactaaaaaaattaacaaactattttttttaataaaaatcattttaaagattaaaaagaaaaaaagtgtatatttatctttttataaaatttcttcatactagaattctaaattgcattactgaaaataaaaaaataataattttaagctttaaactgtaatacacataaaatgtataagattttttttaaacctaaaatctttaattttataataattaacaattatttatatgttttttttttaaaaaaatacttgagcttaccaaatctataagaacaaaaccaatgaaaaaaattttaacaaaaaaaaaaaaaaaatgaaggaagaaaaaattgtcataaacattatggaataatggcaattgccaacacaagaatttcagcacaaaaaattatatttgactcctagacaagattatcatcttccaatcctaaaaatataaataatgaacaacacttcattagttattctaggagaatgattcatggtaatatcaaaaaaatcattggatggtaataatatttttctaacaatgatagcctaagtaagaactaagaagtattgtagtgttttatttttaagaatatgaatagtattaagacaattggattccacaatcaagctcctattcttctaataacaaaaacacattaatatacatgtaaatgatttttagttttacaataataaattattaataaactcataatttcataaaataataaagtagttattttaattaatttttaaaaataatttataattttttttttcaaattattagttgtaattattatttctaattttataaaaaataaatatatattttttaaaaaaaaataatttttagaaacttgccataaaaaagttattagattattaccttattaattttttttagttcccatcaatcggtattacccattaaaaagttttccatatatataaagattttattagtatatttatactttttttattattattttacataataaaattaatgataaaattattattttttatattttgaataaaattattaattaaatactaAATTTTGTATTAAGTTTTGCAATTGTACATTAGATcacattattaaaatttgatGTAAATAGGTTACAAAGTTATATTTTATGTGAAATAtagttaatttttatgtttataatGAGAGATATTTGTTGTGATATTTTGcaacacgcaagtatacgtatcgtttGAACAAGTGTTACTCACAAAGattgaggtcgatcccacgaggattgtagttaagtacgttaaaattaaattcTTACTTTTATTCGGCTAAATAGAATGTGAAGAGGAAATTAAACCAAATTCTCTCCTAAAAGTTACAAACTAAACCAAATTCTTCACACCTTTTTCCTTCACTATTGAGtcctatatataataacaataccCCTATTACAATTACACTTATGCCCTTTTTATTTAATATCCCAATGCCTATCAATACCAGTTGCCGAAAAATTAGCTTGTCCTCTCAAGGTGATGGAGTTCAACTTGTAACATTAGTAGGTGCAACCCGTAATCGCCCCTTGTCAAAGAACCAAGCCAACAAATGCAAGGTGTTCGAGTCATGAGAAAGACGCTATTGCTCAACAAGTCTACCTCGATCAAAAAACCAGCTGATATTTGCTCTCTTGGTGTACAGAACAAGTTGAAAGAGAGCCACTGCCTTGCCATCAGATGGTGCTAtgattttttcccaaaataccttGTCTTGCCCCTATCGAACACCCGGAAACAACCCATTCCAGTGgataaacaaaaaataacaagataTACACCCCCAAAAtccatagattttttttttccaaaagggATACTTCAAAATCTATAGCTTTTTGTTTGTGCTCTTGCCCCAAACCACTAGAAAAGAAATAGGGATAAGAGAAAAAATTTCCAAGAATCACAAGTTGGCTAGTTGAGTACCAATTCTGGGTTGACACACCCATTTCGATTCTCTTCCCTCTGTCAAAATTCCTTGTAGATACCAacactattttatttttgtcatcAATTTCAAGTAGCTTCTCTTGTCTACCAATCCTTATGTCCACATATACATTtcttattttgttaaaattccTATGGGGTGCTATAATGAAACTGTTTCCAGCAATATTAATGCAGATAGTTGTATCTTTTGCCAAACTTGGAACTTCAACTAGAGATGACCAACTCACAACAAAAAGATATTGCAGGTTAGATTTCAAAACCTTGAGTAAAGCGGGTATAACTTTGCCTGTGCCAGAAACTAGGAGCTTGTCTCCAAGGTGAGGGAAGAATATGCTCTTGAATGGGTCACACTTTCTAATAGTGGTTCTTCTTTCTCTGTCAAAGACTCGACGAGTAGTCTTCCCTCCAGCCACCCTCATGGAGTCTCGCCTCCCTTGTTTCCTCGTCGGTTGCCTTGAGATGCCTAGTCTGTAAGTCGCACTGTTTCCTTTCTAATCGTGTGATACAATGATGATAACCTCTTGCCACCCGAATTCCATTCTTGTAGTAGCCAAACATATTCCTCCGTCACTAAGTGGTGGTAGTTGATAGATGGGCAGTACACCCTAACATGAGGAGGATCTTGGACGAGGAAGGTGACGTTCAAACTAGGTTTACCATGCTTCCTAAGTCGTTGATGGCGAAGGGAAAAAACCAGAACACCCGAAGAAGAGAAGTTGATGTTAGGAGTCCAACCTAGATCCCACACGTGTGAAGCTATGGATAGAACTTGCGCACCGACCACCACGCCATCCGCTTGTTGCCGCCAGCAACTCGTTAGCAGCGATTGTATCTCCGATCCTACGACTTAGAAGTCGACATCTTTGATTTTGAGTAACCCAATGGTTGTCGTCTTAGCCGCTTGACAAAGAGAAGCTATTGGAAAAGAGAACCCTCTCATGACAAAGAGACGAAGAAGAAATCTGAGAAGTGTGTTGGGCTTTACCTGGGTCCTAAAGGGCTGGCCCATAAGCTTGGTTaattaaatttagaattttggtGATGTGGGCCAGATTTGGGTAATGagttaatggattgggcctgtTTAGACATGGTTTAGGGATCTGATCAATTTGCCTCTTTCTTTCAGTCGTCTTCTTCTCACAAGTGACTTCTTGTGTGCTCAACGTTAGCGATTTCATCCTCACCATGGCCAACATTTGTCCTAGCAATTGGGTCTTCTCCGGCATCACCTTCATCTGTTGGTACTTTTTTGGCGCCATTTGGAGCGTGTTGGAGTGCCGCAGTGACTTTTGGCGGAGCCGAGGACGGAGAGCCATCCTAGAGGAAGGTTGGAGGACGAATTTCGTTGTTGGCGGTGTTCGTCTCCATCGTCTCGTTTCCCCTTGCAAAGAAACAGGTTAACTGAGCCATCATTATCTCCAGTAACCGCTAAATTTTTGCTCGTGTTTTTGAAACCTCTTTTTCAACTGAGATCTAACGTCTGAAATCTCCTTCTGAATTTTTGAGCGGAAAGCCTTCATTCTTTCACCCAGTAGCTCCATACTAGTGTCCTTGGTCCCATGAACTTATGCTTCGATACCATTTGGTAGGAATTTTCCTATCAAGATTAGTCAATTGCAGAAAATAGAGAAAGAGCAGTAGTGTTTGGATAAAATGGCAGAATGCCTTTCATTAAAACCCCGGATTTCGAGAGCCTGGTTCTCTCCCAAAAGTTACAAACTAAACCAAATTCTTCACACCTTTTTCTTTCACTATTGAGtcctatatataataaaaatacccCTATTACAATTACACTTATGcccttttttatttaatatcccAATGTCTATCAATAACTTGAGCTTACTTTGCTTGAGCAGTCACCAACTTAGTTAAAGGCCTTCACCTGGATTGTCAACTTGGTTATAGCATCAAGTTCATGCATATTCGCAATTTTTTTAGATTGACCTCTTTTTGTTGACCATTGTTGGTTAGTCATGACTATCTCTTTAAGTAGTTCAAAGGTCTCATTCACACTTTTTCTCATAAAAGCCCCATCAGTTGCGACATCTATGAGTGTTGGGGTGTTGTTAACCAATCCATTGTAGAAGTTGTACACTTGCAGCCACTTTTCAATCCCATGATTAGGACACTTCCTCAATAGgtccttgaacctctcccatGCTTCATAAAGAGATTCGTTGTCTTGTTGGGTGAAGTTGTTATTTTCTGACCTCAGCTTTGCAATCTTTATAGGAGGAAAAAACTTGGAAAGAAATTTTAGGGTCAATTCCTCACAGGTGTTGATAGAATTGGGTGGCAAAAGTGCCAACTAACTCTTGGCTCGCCCCTTAATGAGAATGGGAGCAGCCTTAGCCTGATGGCGTCGTTACTAACTCCATTCATCTTGAATGTCTGACAGA from Cannabis sativa cultivar Pink pepper isolate KNU-18-1 chromosome 2, ASM2916894v1, whole genome shotgun sequence encodes:
- the LOC115720831 gene encoding histone-lysine N-methyltransferase SUVR4 isoform X1, encoding MAYNHMNEALTVTRGLGIPDQEVIPVYKNLLKVYGDNLEFIAEENYRALVDAYFEQKDDSKQEGEVKGMKSGKEPERFLSVGKEERVFPKLDHTSKKPISKESKTPLTSSRPQLSKPSKPSESKYRLVHPPPRSNVENSNFIEQVKNKISLNKPPTAKPFDRPLGEPSSLHVSREKKLLPKSSNEKHYSPLSPRPISTIHPELQNPPVTVGVKMDNPPLKVGVKMDNPPLKKANRCENGDTHPFFKVQKKPYNFLEDISKGTEKVGISLLDEIGNERIPKFNYIPQSIIYQNANINISLARIVDEDCCSSCSGDCLSSSLPCACACETGGEFAYTPQGLLKEKFLKACIDMKEQPEDHHFVYCTDCPIERSRNDDKFEKCKGHLVRKFIKECWRKCGCDMKCGNRVVQRGISRRLQVFFTSEGKGWGVRPLDPLPEGAFVCEYIGEVLTNMELYNRNKKSSKDRHTYPVTLDADWGSEGFLKDEEALCLDGTYHGNVSRFINHRCSDPNLVDIPVEVETPDRHFYHLAFFTTRKVAALEELTWDYGIDFNDKYHPIKAFRCSCGSPNCRDKTRKRLVYYFLSSVTNFYGHCQTTENTMTKLAYEYVIAVNSN
- the LOC115720831 gene encoding histone-lysine N-methyltransferase SUVR4 isoform X2, which produces MAYNHMNEALTVTRGLGIPDQEVIPVYKNLLKVYGDNLEFIAEENYRALVDAYFEQKDDSKEGEVKGMKSGKEPERFLSVGKEERVFPKLDHTSKKPISKESKTPLTSSRPQLSKPSKPSESKYRLVHPPPRSNVENSNFIEQVKNKISLNKPPTAKPFDRPLGEPSSLHVSREKKLLPKSSNEKHYSPLSPRPISTIHPELQNPPVTVGVKMDNPPLKVGVKMDNPPLKKANRCENGDTHPFFKVQKKPYNFLEDISKGTEKVGISLLDEIGNERIPKFNYIPQSIIYQNANINISLARIVDEDCCSSCSGDCLSSSLPCACACETGGEFAYTPQGLLKEKFLKACIDMKEQPEDHHFVYCTDCPIERSRNDDKFEKCKGHLVRKFIKECWRKCGCDMKCGNRVVQRGISRRLQVFFTSEGKGWGVRPLDPLPEGAFVCEYIGEVLTNMELYNRNKKSSKDRHTYPVTLDADWGSEGFLKDEEALCLDGTYHGNVSRFINHRCSDPNLVDIPVEVETPDRHFYHLAFFTTRKVAALEELTWDYGIDFNDKYHPIKAFRCSCGSPNCRDKTRKRLVYYFLSSVTNFYGHCQTTENTMTKLAYEYVIAVNSN
- the LOC115720831 gene encoding histone-lysine N-methyltransferase SUVR4 isoform X4, producing the protein MAYNHMNEALTVTRGLGIPDQEVIPVYKNLLKVYGDNLEFIAEENYRALVDAYFEQKDDSKEGEVKGMKSGKEPERFLSVGKEERVFPKLDHTSKKPISKESKTPLTSSRPQLSKPSKPSESKYRLVHPPPRSNVENSNFIEQVKNKISLNKPPTAKPFDRPLGEPSSLHVSREKKLLPKSSNEKHYSPLSPRPISTIHPELQNPPVTVGVKMDNPPLKVGVKMDNPPLKKANRCENGDTHPFFKVQKKPYNFLEDISKGTEKVGISLLDEIGNERIPKFNYIPQSIIYQNANINISLARIVDEDCCSSCSGDCLSSSLPCACACETGGEFAYTPQGLLKEKFLKACIDMKEQPEDHHFVYCTDCPIERSRNDDKFEKCKGHLVRKFIKECWRKCGCDMKCGNRVVQRGISRRLQVFFTSEGKGWGVRPLDPLPEGAFVCEYIGEVLTNMELYNRNKKSSKDRHTYPVTLDADWGSEGFLKDEEALCLDGTYHGNVSRFINHRCSDPNLVDIPVEVETPDRHFYHLAFFTTRKVAALEELTWDYGIDFNDKYHPIKAFRCSCGSPNCRDKTRKRKQI
- the LOC115720831 gene encoding histone-lysine N-methyltransferase SUVR4 isoform X6, giving the protein MAYNHMNEALTVTRGLGIPDQEVIPVYKNLLKVYGDNLEFIAEENYRALVDAYFEQKDDSKQEGEVKGMKSGKEPERFLSVGKEERVFPKLDHTSKKPISKESKTPLTSSRPQLSKPSKPSESKYRLVHPPPRSNVENSNFIEQVKNKISLNKPPTAKPFDRPLGEPSSLHVSREKKLLPKSSNEKHYSPLSPRPISTIHPELQNPPVTVGVKMDNPPLKVGVKMDNPPLKKANRCENGDTHPFFKVQKKPYNFLEDISKGTEKVGISLLDEIGNERIPKFNYIPQSIIYQNANINISLARIVDEDCCSSCSGDCLSSSLPCACACETGGEFAYTPQGLLKEKFLKACIDMKEQPEDHHFVYCTDCPIERSRNDDKFEKCKGHLVRKFIKECWRKCGCDMKCGNRVVQRGISRRLQVFFTSEGKGWGVRPLDPLPEGAFVCEYIGEVLTNMELYNRNKKSSKDRHTYPVTLDADWGSEGFLKDEEALCLDGTYHGNVSRFINHRCSDPNLVDIPVEVETPDRHFYHLAFFTTRKVAALEELTWDYGIDFNDKYHPIKAFRCSCGSPNCRDKTRKR
- the LOC115720831 gene encoding histone-lysine N-methyltransferase SUVR4 isoform X3, with amino-acid sequence MAYNHMNEALTVTRGLGIPDQEVIPVYKNLLKVYGDNLEFIAEENYRALVDAYFEQKDDSKQEGEVKGMKSGKEPERFLSVGKEERVFPKLDHTSKKPISKESKTPLTSSRPQLSKPSKPSESKYRLVHPPPRSNVENSNFIEQVKNKISLNKPPTAKPFDRPLGEPSSLHVSREKKLLPKSSNEKHYSPLSPRPISTIHPELQNPPVTVGVKMDNPPLKVGVKMDNPPLKKANRCENGDTHPFFKVQKKPYNFLEDISKGTEKVGISLLDEIGNERIPKFNYIPQSIIYQNANINISLARIVDEDCCSSCSGDCLSSSLPCACACETGGEFAYTPQGLLKEKFLKACIDMKEQPEDHHFVYCTDCPIERSRNDDKFEKCKGHLVRKFIKECWRKCGCDMKCGNRVVQRGISRRLQVFFTSEGKGWGVRPLDPLPEGAFVCEYIGEVLTNMELYNRNKKSSKDRHTYPVTLDADWGSEGFLKDEEALCLDGTYHGNVSRFINHRCSDPNLVDIPVEVETPDRHFYHLAFFTTRKVAALEELTWDYGIDFNDKYHPIKAFRCSCGSPNCRDKTRKRKQI